The Streptomyces kanamyceticus DNA segment GGATCAGGGTCGGCCGCATCGTGACGTCCGGCCGGTCGTCGGCGAGCCGGAGGCCGGGCAGGCGCCGGGTCAGCAGCTCCAGGGTGATCCTCAGCTGCTCGCGGGCGAGCTGGGCGCCCACGCACGCGTGCGGGCCGAGGCCGAAGGCGAGGTGGCGGCCGCCCTGCCGCCGCTCGATGTCGAAGACGTCCGGGCACGGATGCCGGGCGGCGTCCCGACCCGCCGCCCCGAACGCCACCAACACCTCGCTGCCCTCGGGCAGTTCGGTGCCCGCCAGGGTCACGGCCCGGGTGGTGACGCGGCGGAAGGCCTGCAGCGCCGTGTCGTAGCGGGCCGCCTCCTCGATCGCCGCCGGGATCCGTGCGGGCTCCGCCGTGAGCCGCTCCCACTGGTCCCGGTGGCGCAGCAGATGGAACACCGTGGTGCCGATCAGGGCCGTGGTGGTGAGGTGCCCCGCGAGCAGGAAGTTCTGCAGCTGCGCGACGAGTTCGTGACGCTGTTCGAGGGTGAGGGGCTCGTCGGCGGGGCCGGGCGCGAGTGAGGTGACGAGCTCCGTGCACAGGTCGTCGCGCGGCGCCGCCCGGCGGTCGCGCGCATAGCCGTCCAGGATCTGTTGCATCGTCACGATGTCCTGGGCGAGGGCCACTTGAGCTGCCTCGCCCATCGGCCGGAAGAGCAGCCGCTCGGTCTGGTGCCCGCCGTGCACGACCCTCGGTACGTCGGCGGGGTCGAGCCCGACGAGCCGCCCGATGACGTCGCCGGGCAGCCGCCGCGCGTACGCCTCCATCAGCTCGACGCGGCCCTGCCCCTGCCCCGCGAAGGAGTCGACGAGCGCCTCGGCCCGCTCCTTCACGTACGGCACCAGCGCCGCGACCCGCGCCCCCGAGAGCCCTCGGACCAGCGGCGCGCGCAGCCTCCGGTGCGCGGCGCCGTCCGA contains these protein-coding regions:
- a CDS encoding cytochrome P450 — its product is MDRQRHDRLDELTRDPYPLYARARAADGLTFVPEFDAWLVARDADVREVLRRPDDFSSARVLRGDVYPSAEAFAVLGEGFGGRPFVVSSDGAAHRRLRAPLVRGLSGARVAALVPYVKERAEALVDSFAGQGQGRVELMEAYARRLPGDVIGRLVGLDPADVPRVVHGGHQTERLLFRPMGEAAQVALAQDIVTMQQILDGYARDRRAAPRDDLCTELVTSLAPGPADEPLTLEQRHELVAQLQNFLLAGHLTTTALIGTTVFHLLRHRDQWERLTAEPARIPAAIEEAARYDTALQAFRRVTTRAVTLAGTELPEGSEVLVAFGAAGRDAARHPCPDVFDIERRQGGRHLAFGLGPHACVGAQLAREQLRITLELLTRRLPGLRLADDRPDVTMRPTLIHRAPEALHLTW